The Coraliomargarita parva region ATACGTCCGGTGAGTTTTGCTTTTCCTTGGAATGCCTATGATGAGCAGTCCTTGGGCTATGTGATGGCGTCTCACTTGAATGCACGGACTCAGCAGTATGGAATTGGCCGGAACTTCCGAATCCATCATGCCGAAGCGTGGGTTGAACGGCTCACTCAAAAGCGAGCCTGGGGTGTGGCTATGCTCCATGCAATTATACCGGATTATCATGGATATGATCCGTTGCCCAATGGGGAGGCAGATTTTGCTGCCTTATTGGACTTGTTGCAGTCGCATCGCGAAGATCTATGGATTGCAACATTCGGCGAAGTGAGCATGTATACGCAGCTCAGAAATGCTTCCGAGTTGCACTGGCTTGAAGATGGGCACCGCTTTATTATCCGAACCGAACTCGATACTTCGGTCTACAACATCCCCCTGACGGTTCGAGTCACGGAGGGGGAAGACTGGAAACTAATCACTGTTTATCCCAACCAAGTAATCGATCTATAATGAAGTCTTTGTTCTTAATCTTTTTCCTCGCGAGTTTGGCGTTGAACCCAGTAGTCGGCAGTGAAGCTGAGACGGCATCGGAACGCAACGAGCGCATCCTGAAAAGCTTCCATGCGAAGACGGATGTCGTCTATAAACAGGTTGGAGAGAAATCCTTAAAAATGATTCTTTTTCTCCCGGATCGGGAGGTGGAGGGGCCGATGCCAGTCATGCTCTATACGCACGGCGGTGGCTGGGGAGGTGGTAGCAAATACAAGATTTTCGGTCCGGTCTTTCTTTCATCGCTTCGGCAGATACTGGATCAGGGGATTGCCTGCGCCGCCATCGATTATCGTCTGACGCGCAAAGGACAGTCGAACGCGATTGATTGTGTTGTGGATTGCAAGGATGCGGCGCGCTTTTTGATAAAGCATGCCGATACCTATAATTTGGATACAAACCGGATGGGGGTCTGGGGCGGTTCTGCTGGCGGGCATTTAGCTTTGATGACTGGGCTTGCTGCAAACGATCTCTTTCCAGGGGATTCGGATTTAATCAGTTATGATCCGAAATTTCGTTGTATCCTCGCATACTATCCCGCGACGACCTTTCTAAATCCGGAGCTACTCGTCGGGAGTAACTTCGAGAATCCGGGGCGTATGGTTCCGATGATTGGCGGATTGGCCAAAGATTTTCCGGAACGCGCCAAGCTGCTGAGTCCCACGGAGCACTTGAGAGCAGATTCGCCACCGACTTTACTTTTACATGGCGACGAAGATCAGATCCTTCCGATCGGTTTATCACAGTATTATATGGAATGTGCCGAAGCGATTGGCGCCGATGCGGAGCTGATCACCGTGCACCAAGCGCGGCATGGTTTTTCAGGTGCGAATCGATCTCCCAGTATGGAAGCGATCAACCGAATGGCCGCGGATTATATTTTAAGGCACCTCAAACCAGACTCTATTTTTGGAACCGTTAATGGACGTTAATGAACGTTAATTAGGGGGATTGTTATTTGGATTTGCCCCTTCGGTTGACAGTTCTTGTGCCCGGAAGTCCGAAGCACCTGAAAGATGCTGTCAATGTGGTTGATTTTTCACGCTTATTAATAAGCAAATTTATCCACACATAAAAAATTAACGTTCATTCACGTCCATTAACGGTTCAGCTCATCTTTTTTTGAGTCAATCCGAACTAAGCCGAGACTGCTTAGCTCGGATTGTGCCGTCTATTTTACCTAGTCATCCGTGCGGAACGGTGTCAGCAGGAGCGAATTACGATCGCGGACGTTGGCATCCGGATTCTGTGCCCAGGCATAGCGGACGGCGACAGGGGCTTTGATCGAATCGCTCCACACTTCGATGCTGTCCTTGCCTGTGACTTTTGCATCTGCCCAGACGAAGTTCATGTCCTCGCCTGCGATGGCAAAACCTTTGACCTCCTTGGAATCATAAGCGTGTAGTCCCTTGTCGACATGGTCGAAAGTGAGAAGCGCTTTGGAGCCTTGGATTTCCATCGACTTGAAACGGGGACTTTCACAGGGGATCTCATTGAAACCATAATCTTTTGCCAGGGCTAGGCGGGCCAGACGGTGTGCAACAGTTTGTTTATCCTCAGGGTGAATGGTATAAACTTCGCCCGCGTCCAAGGTGACCGCTTGTCCAACATTCGGGAGTTTATCGAGCGTCATGGTTTGCGCTTCACGTAGACGTGCCCAGCTATCGTTACCTGGTTCCTTTGGTTGAAAACGGAAACTGGTTAGCTGTACCCAGTAAAAAGGAAAATCACCTTGGTCCCAGTCTTCACGCATCATCTCGATCATGGTCGGGAAAAGTGTATGGTAGGCTTCCGCATTGCGTGCATTGGACTCACCCTGATACCAGATCGCGCCTTTGATGCCGTATCCAATCGCGCCATAGAGCATGCCGTTGTAGATGTTGGCCGGGCGGTATTGATTATAACGCGGATCCTTTGGTGGTTCCGGACGCTGACCGGATTTTGTTTGTTTCCATTCTTCCATGTTTGTCCGGTATTCGGCGACGCGCTTTGCATGCTCCTCGTCGGTATACTCAGCTGCTCGCTTCTCTTTGGTGGCTATGTATTCATCTGAGACACCGGTTGCTTCAAGTGTTTCACGATCAATCCAGGACTCGATTGCTGAGCTACCCCATGAGATGTCGACTAAGCCGATTGGCACATTGGTGGCTTTGTGAATGTCGCGTCCGAAGAAGTAACCCACGCCCGAAAAGGCTTTCGCGGACCTAGGGGTGCATGCTTGCCAGGTTTCTTTGAAATAGATCTGTGGCTCTTGTCTGCCTTGGACGGGGAAGGTCAATAAGCGGATCTCCGGATAGTTGGCAGTGGCAATTTCAAGCGGCGCATTCTTGCTATACATGACCGGCCACTGCATGTTGGATTGGCCGGCGCAAATCCAGATGTCGCCCATGAGAACGTCATTGAAGGTGAGGGTATTCTTTCCTTTGACTTTGAGGAGGTAGGGGCCGCCTGCAGGCATCGGTGTGAGCAATACTTTCCAAGCGCCCTGGGCGTCTGCTTGTGTCTGATGGCGCTGCTCGCCAATCTCCACGATCACTTCTTCACCCGGATCTGCGGTGCCCCAAATCGGGGTCTGCATGTCTCTCTGCAAGACCATTCGATGGCCAAAGATGCTGGGCATTTTAATCTCGGCATGGGAGGTGGCAATTGCGCCAAGGACGGCAATCAGGATCAGTGCTTTAGACTTCATAGTAAATTAAATCGCTTGTTGCTGGACTGGGGCAGGGCGGTGATCGATTTAGTCGATTCGGATGCTTTGCAGATCGACGTCTTCATCGGTTTCCAGCCAGTTCTCCTTGTCGGTTTCGAAAGTGTTTTTTGAGATCTCGATGTCGCGCGCCTTCTCCAGCACGACAAGCGGGCCGCCTTTCGACTCGGGGTGCGGCTTGCCAAATACATTGTTGCGAATGACGACGTCGCTCGCGTTGCTGAAGGAAAGGATCGGTCCGACCACGCCGCGACCGGGGATTGGGTTAGGGCGGCCATACTTGGTGAAGGTATTGCCCTCAACCAGAATGTCGCTGGAGGCTGCGGGGTAATCGTGGCTAAGTTTTTTACCCCCGTGGGCGATGATGTTATTCCAATAGATGTCATCGAAGTGATTGTTGAGAATCTTGAGATGACTACCGGATGATGATTCGCCCCACCAGAAGTCCGGGCCGATGACGATGCCTGGTCCACGGAAACCTTTGAAGGTATTGCCTTCGATCACCGAGTTATCGCCATGCATCATGATACCCCGTCCCCGGATGTTGATGAAATCGTTTCCGATGAGGGTAGAATTCTGGCCGGAAGTGGCGATGCTGGTGAGCTGGTTGGCTTGCTTATATGGCGTGCCGTCGTCGACTGTGCTGGTTGTTTCCACGGGCTCATTGAGGGTGATACGCACGGCAATCTTTCCTTTCCACTTCTCATTGCCGACCGCCTTGACCGTGCTGGTTGCGATGACCGAGCCATATACAGTGTCGGTCAGTGTCACCGTGTCGCCGATTTTGTAAGTATTGTGAGCTTGGATAATCAATGTATGAGGATCCGCTTGTTCGTAGACGGCTTGGTAGGCGCCGCCGATGTTGACGCCGTCATCGCCGCTGGCTTCGAAGCGTGAGTTATGAAGATGAATGCCGCCTCGGTTGAACTTGGCATGAAGGGCATCGGCATTGGATGCCAGTAGGCGTGTGGTTCCGGGTTTTGGGATGACCCTACAGTGGTCGATGGTCGTGCCTTCTTTGGAATGGCGAACTTTGAAGGCCGCAGCGGGGGCGCTGTAGAGGTCGACGGAGACCGCGCTGCAGTTGGTCGACTCTTCGAAAATGAAGGCGTCGTTGTTGCTACGACCGACGATGGCAACCCGGTAGCCGACAAACTTATCCTGAACCGGATTTCTGGAATGATAACGAAAGGTATGGCCTCCAAGATGAGTCATTCTGGCTTCGACTCCTTTTGAGGCCCAGGCGGGATACTGGTCAAAAAAGAGTGTGTTCAGTTCGGTGCTGTTGGGCTTAAAGAGATAGGCGCGTGTTTTTCTCCAAGTCTCAGTGACAATATGCTCATCGAGCGGGGAGGGGAAGCCAGGGTCGATTTCGACATCAAAGCTGCGTTTGTCAGGATCGGCCGCGATGATCGTTCCCTGAGTGTGTGGAAGCGGGTCGTAGTCGACACTGAGCTGTTCGATGCGCACATTCTCGCAGCGTCTCAAGACGATTCCGCTGGCTTTAGTGTCGGTCATGATCAACTCGGTTTCAGGTCCAACACCGGATAACGTCAGATTGGACAAACCATCGAGTATGACATGTCCACGATGCGGTGGCACGTCGGCTGAAGAGAACAGGTAGCGGCCGGCATCCAATTTGAGTATGATCTGCGCCGGTGCGAGTTCACTGACTGCTTGGAGCGCGGCGTTGAGGGCCTGAGTGTCGTCCTTTGGGTCGTTCGGGATGCCACCAAACTCGCTCAGATGCATGACTTTCTCAGGAGTGATCGCCCCGGCTGTTTTCGGTGGTTCATTTGCCAGAATGACCTGGGTGGAGAGGACTGTCAGAACTGTGCCTTGTAGCAAGCGATGGAGGGGCATGATGGGATTTCTATATTTTTCAGGATAATCGTAGCGAGGGGGCTTAAGTTATATGCAACGCATTACATTTCAAGGGATTAATTTATGTATTAGCCGCATCGTATACGTCACGAGTGTGGCTAGGTCTGTCTCGGAAACATTGAAGACCAACGATACCTGTATGAACTCTAGAATCGTCTCTTTCATCTCTAAGACTCTGTTTACAGCAGCCTTAGCCCTGACTGCGCATGCCGGAATCAAAGGCGATGTGACGGACTTCATGGGGGGCGGAAACTTCATCAACGGGATGGAAGGTCGGCATGTGGACGAGTGTTTGAAGGTGCTCTCTCAAACCCGCTACTCAATGATCCGGCTCAATGTTTATCCCGGTAAATATTTGACGCAACATGGGCAATCCGATGGGAAACCTACACCGGAAAGAATAGATACATCCCTGACCAGGCTCCTAGAGCATGATAGATCCGCCATCGCTTAAAGTTGAGCGGAGTTGATCGACATCAATGTCGCAGGCCTTACGGTTTTCTTTGAGTGCGATGAATGCGGCGACGCCGGCAGCTTCGCCGGTTTGGTTCATGTTGACCATGACGCGGATGGCTCCATGCGCTTGCTCGTCGGCATCGATGAAGCGTCCTGCGGCAAGTACGTTCCCGTATGGTCCGCGTGGGACCAGACTGCGGTAGGGGATCTGATAGTAAGTCGGGTCGGTTGTTTGTTCGGGACGCCAGCGTCCATGTTGTGGTGGATGGCCAGGACGCATGTAAATCTCA contains the following coding sequences:
- a CDS encoding polysaccharide deacetylase family protein — translated: MSIGMLMSGMLSLLYADPIELSICKFKDNKAAAVSLTFDDGILDQYTIARPLLNEHQMPATFFVVTNAANTALERRSDPSLAQKMSWEQIAQLSDEGHEIGNHSLSHKIKLVGQNEAVLNTEVTEAAAMIEEQVGIRPVSFAFPWNAYDEQSLGYVMASHLNARTQQYGIGRNFRIHHAEAWVERLTQKRAWGVAMLHAIIPDYHGYDPLPNGEADFAALLDLLQSHREDLWIATFGEVSMYTQLRNASELHWLEDGHRFIIRTELDTSVYNIPLTVRVTEGEDWKLITVYPNQVIDL
- a CDS encoding alpha/beta hydrolase translates to MKSLFLIFFLASLALNPVVGSEAETASERNERILKSFHAKTDVVYKQVGEKSLKMILFLPDREVEGPMPVMLYTHGGGWGGGSKYKIFGPVFLSSLRQILDQGIACAAIDYRLTRKGQSNAIDCVVDCKDAARFLIKHADTYNLDTNRMGVWGGSAGGHLALMTGLAANDLFPGDSDLISYDPKFRCILAYYPATTFLNPELLVGSNFENPGRMVPMIGGLAKDFPERAKLLSPTEHLRADSPPTLLLHGDEDQILPIGLSQYYMECAEAIGADAELITVHQARHGFSGANRSPSMEAINRMAADYILRHLKPDSIFGTVNGR
- a CDS encoding sialate O-acetylesterase, whose product is MKSKALILIAVLGAIATSHAEIKMPSIFGHRMVLQRDMQTPIWGTADPGEEVIVEIGEQRHQTQADAQGAWKVLLTPMPAGGPYLLKVKGKNTLTFNDVLMGDIWICAGQSNMQWPVMYSKNAPLEIATANYPEIRLLTFPVQGRQEPQIYFKETWQACTPRSAKAFSGVGYFFGRDIHKATNVPIGLVDISWGSSAIESWIDRETLEATGVSDEYIATKEKRAAEYTDEEHAKRVAEYRTNMEEWKQTKSGQRPEPPKDPRYNQYRPANIYNGMLYGAIGYGIKGAIWYQGESNARNAEAYHTLFPTMIEMMREDWDQGDFPFYWVQLTSFRFQPKEPGNDSWARLREAQTMTLDKLPNVGQAVTLDAGEVYTIHPEDKQTVAHRLARLALAKDYGFNEIPCESPRFKSMEIQGSKALLTFDHVDKGLHAYDSKEVKGFAIAGEDMNFVWADAKVTGKDSIEVWSDSIKAPVAVRYAWAQNPDANVRDRNSLLLTPFRTDD
- a CDS encoding right-handed parallel beta-helix repeat-containing protein, whose product is MPLHRLLQGTVLTVLSTQVILANEPPKTAGAITPEKVMHLSEFGGIPNDPKDDTQALNAALQAVSELAPAQIILKLDAGRYLFSSADVPPHRGHVILDGLSNLTLSGVGPETELIMTDTKASGIVLRRCENVRIEQLSVDYDPLPHTQGTIIAADPDKRSFDVEIDPGFPSPLDEHIVTETWRKTRAYLFKPNSTELNTLFFDQYPAWASKGVEARMTHLGGHTFRYHSRNPVQDKFVGYRVAIVGRSNNDAFIFEESTNCSAVSVDLYSAPAAAFKVRHSKEGTTIDHCRVIPKPGTTRLLASNADALHAKFNRGGIHLHNSRFEASGDDGVNIGGAYQAVYEQADPHTLIIQAHNTYKIGDTVTLTDTVYGSVIATSTVKAVGNEKWKGKIAVRITLNEPVETTSTVDDGTPYKQANQLTSIATSGQNSTLIGNDFINIRGRGIMMHGDNSVIEGNTFKGFRGPGIVIGPDFWWGESSSGSHLKILNNHFDDIYWNNIIAHGGKKLSHDYPAASSDILVEGNTFTKYGRPNPIPGRGVVGPILSFSNASDVVIRNNVFGKPHPESKGGPLVVLEKARDIEISKNTFETDKENWLETDEDVDLQSIRID